AATGTAAGATGTCCCGAGGGTGATATGCTGATTTCAGCAATATCTAAACCCGAAAGACTTTTAAAGTACTGTAAAATGCCATATAAATTTTTCCCTGATCATTATGAGTTTAAACCTGAAGATATTGAGAAGTTTAAGGATAAAACGATCGTAACCACCATGAAAGATTATGTAAAACTTAAAGAATTTAACCTTAATTTAAAAGTGATTGAGTTAAATGTTGAGATAAATAAAGGGATTTTAAATCAAATCGAGCAATATTTGGTAAAATTACATAAAAAAGGCTGAAAGTGGAGATTAAAGAAAAACTAAAACAGGAAGAGGAACTTTTAGTAAAAGTATTTAAACTTGAAAAATTTATAAAAAAATATAAAAAACAGATAATTGCCGGTGTAACAATCGCAGCGCTGATTTTAATAGGTAATGCTGTATACGGGTATATTCAGACACAAAAACTGATATCTTCAAACAACGCTTTTGATACGTTAATGCAAAACCCTAACGATAAAGCCGCACTTGAAAAAGTAAAATCAAATGAAAACCTGTATCAGGTCTATCTACTTCAAAGTGATAAAATTGAAGATTTGCAAAAAGTAACTGCACCTGAACTTAAAGCAAT
This genomic interval from Nautilia profundicola AmH contains the following:
- a CDS encoding tetratricopeptide repeat protein, yielding MEIKEKLKQEEELLVKVFKLEKFIKKYKKQIIAGVTIAALILIGNAVYGYIQTQKLISSNNAFDTLMQNPNDKAALEKVKSNENLYQVYLLQSDKIEDLQKVTAPELKAIAAYKIAMLKGDKQSLENYLLNPDYKILKDPVRVALIKIYLKEGNREKAKELYTQITPNSEFAAIAKFLLHYGIVK